DNA from bacterium:
TCCACACCCTGTAAAGACTCCACCAAAAGCACCACAAACTGATTATTCGGAAGACATAATTAGAATAAGTAGTGAATTCTATATCCCAAATGGGGGAACAATTACGGGTAGCCTTATCTATGAATTAAGCGAAGGTGATTATTCCTTAAGTTATGAGTATTTTATGGGGACAGGAAGCGGTGGATTTAAGGTAGCAAGTGAGAATGTGGCAAAAATTTCAGCTTTGGAATTTGGGGGCTCGGATGGTAATTTTAATATTGGGATAAAAAATTATGGCTCGAATAAATTTAATGGGCAATTGAATTTTGAAACACCGTTTTATCAGACAAGGACTGCTTTAAGTTTAGAAGTAAGCGAAAATGGAACTTATACATTTATTTTGGGCACACAATCTTTACTAACAGAAACTTATACCGCTAAAGCAGTGATTTTGTATGATGGGAATATGATCGATAAAAAGGAGATAGTCTTTAGTTTAGAACCAGAATTTGAGATACAAAGGACAGAAGTCAGTGGACAGATAAGTGCCGGGAGTGAAGGGACAGTTACTGTGGCTATCTGTAATGTTGGTAATGCAGTTGGTGAGGCAAAGGTGAAGGTAAAATTGTTGGATATAGTGGATGAAGAGAGGGTGCTCTGGTTAGCGCCTGAAGAGATAGGAATAATGACTTTCAGATTGCAAGTTCCAACAGATTTTGAAAATGGCACTTATACTGGAGTAGCCAGTAGTCAGTGGTCAGTAGTTAGTGAAGAGAGGGAAGTGGCGGAAGAATTTTTAGTGCGGATAGTGGGAATAAGGTTGAATGTAGAAACAAGTATGGATAAAGGGTATTATGAAGAAGATGAGATGGCTACACTGACGATAGGAGTAACAAATTTAAGTGATGTCGCAATAGGGACACTAAATCTATCAGCAAAGGTAAGATTCAATAGTTACGAGGCAACACAAACCTTTAGCCTTGAGCCTTCAACCTCAACACAACTTATATTTCAGATTCCCATCCATCATAATGGGCAAAAACTTAACTTTGGTATTTATTCTGAAAATGAGCGAGCAATTTGGCTGGATGCAATTTATGTGAGAGAAAAAGGCTCTATGACGATAATCTCCGATAAGCAAGTGTATAATCAAGGAGAAACGGTTACATTAACGATTATCTCACAAGAGCAAGGAACTGTGAGTTTAAGTACTCCAGGCGAACCTGCTACCTGGACGATTGAATTTAACCAGCCTGGCAGTCAAAC
Protein-coding regions in this window:
- a CDS encoding T9SS type A sorting domain-containing protein, which codes for PHPVKTPPKAPQTDYSEDIIRISSEFYIPNGGTITGSLIYELSEGDYSLSYEYFMGTGSGGFKVASENVAKISALEFGGSDGNFNIGIKNYGSNKFNGQLNFETPFYQTRTALSLEVSENGTYTFILGTQSLLTETYTAKAVILYDGNMIDKKEIVFSLEPEFEIQRTEVSGQISAGSEGTVTVAICNVGNAVGEAKVKVKLLDIVDEERVLWLAPEEIGIMTFRLQVPTDFENGTYTGVASSQWSVVSEEREVAEEFLVRIVGIRLNVETSMDKGYYEEDEMATLTIGVTNLSDVAIGTLNLSAKVRFNSYEATQTFSLEPSTSTQLIFQIPIHHNGQKLNFGIYSENERAIWLDAIYVREKGSMTIISDKQVYNQGETVTLTIISQEQGTVSLSTPGEPATWTIEFNQPGSQTFTFKLPSPMLTGTYYLYYYSLLSTFYSLLPLDVRGISGVIKEVRFDKEGYSFNEGFKVKVGVEITEGFEGMIKAWVLEEKNNLTKICEKDIIFGKGRDTYEITGTTTTSNKQTLVYGIYIGTQTLVASGRKEIGIYNIFKGIPNVIAKEGLRVEITAETLNNQNALFDFYRVTQYPSPPAGIEPVKVWEFVIYTPGIEINKLMKVSYAYELEQLHKDIIEGSLKAYYVEDGEWKEIENQKLDMVNKELVFYVPHLSLVGIGGEVVKPLGEVIVYPNPAREQVTFGDNLPGQIKVRIFNIVGEEVYEYEGVSSSGKWLWKLQNKDNEKVAGGIYIYVISSSEGDKKVGKIGVVR